A stretch of the Neodiprion lecontei isolate iyNeoLeco1 chromosome 4, iyNeoLeco1.1, whole genome shotgun sequence genome encodes the following:
- the LOC107218647 gene encoding odorant receptor 13a-like isoform X2: MAASAEKSEIPLLEDYIRLNKINLLILGLWPIPEVAPKLRQALQFFHTAVVFILFSMLFFPAIIDLYMFKGDVGVIADNLCTTMTMFSVITYIPYFALRRKTLKAILRNMESNWNRSMDLTAPKTHRDILLRAAEFSKAFTRWYSFTVYVTCSLYMFSPLFILGDSETQTARRQPVRAWYPINQTSEVIYTAIYASQVVGGAISCLGSVSVDGLFLVMMRHFCAQLRILQCELTTLGTSVANCESNSFTAHFRMNKTTTDVELLQRIKNIIEDHQSAIQNADNIRSLYNVVCFVQLFVSSVVICVIGFQLIFYLDSRGLDLVKYVMYIQAVLLQIYIYCSLGDDLLTEEI, encoded by the exons ATGGCAGCTTCTGCAGAGAAAAGCGAAATACCGCTACTTGAGGACTACATCCGCTTGAACAAAATTAATCTCTTGATTCTGGGTCTCTGGCCAATTCCCGAGGTCGCACCAAAATTGCGGCAGGCTCTGCAATTCTTTCACACTGCCGTagttttcattctattttctaTGCTCTTTTTCCCCGCAATCATTGACCTCTACATGTTCAAAGGGGACGTCGGAGTGATTGCAGACAATTTGTGTACCACCATGACGATGTTCTCCGTTATCACGTATATTCCGTACTTCGCGCTCAGGAGGAAGACCCTGAAG GCAATTCTACGGAACATGGAGTCGAATTGGAACCGATCTATGGATTTAACGGCCCCAAAAACACACCGAGATATTCTTCTGCGCGCTGCTGAATTTTCCAAGGCCTTCACCAGATGGTATAGCTTTACCGTATACGTGACCTGCTCACTCTACATGTTCAGTCCACTCTTCATTCTCGGGGACTCGGAGACTCAGACCGCAAGAAGACAACCAGTACGCGCTTGGTATCCCATCAATCAGACCTCGGAAGTCATCTACACAGCTATTTACGCGTCGCAG GTCGTCGGCGGGGCGATTTCCTGTTTAGGAAGCGTCTCGGTAGACGGCCTCTTTCTGGTGATGATGCGTCACTTCTGCGCTCAGCTCCGTATTCTTCAATGCGAACTGACTACGCTCGGCACTTCGGTGGCTAATTGCGAATCAAACTCCTTTACCGCTCATTTCCGTATGAATAAAACTACGACCGATGTTGAGCTGCTCCAgaggattaaaaatattatcgaGGACCATCAATCAGCCATTCA AAACGCGGATAATATTAGATCTCTCTACAACGTGGTATGTTTTGTGCAGCTGTTTGTAAGCAGCGTCGTCATCTGCGTGATTGGATTCCAGCTGATCTTC TACCTGGACTCTCGGGGATTGGACTTGGTGAAATACGTGATGTACATTCAGGCCGTCCTTCTGCAAATTTACATCTACTGCTCGCTGGGAGATGATCTTCTGACCGAG Gaaatttga